The Caulobacter sp. FWC2 region TGAAGGTCTTCTTCTTCTCGTGCTGGCTGGTCTTGGTCCGCCACCACCATTGCTGATGCACGAACGGCCCGTGGGCCGGGTCGATCAGGCCCAGCACGGCGTGGTCGATGTGGATGTCGTAGTCCAGATGGTCGACCAGCTTGGGCTTGCCGCCCACGACGCCCGGAATGATCGGCGGCGGCTCCGGCGGCTGGCCGTCGAAGCGCGGATCCGACGACATCCAGATCCAGATCATGCCCTGCTGTTCGACCGTCGGATACTTGCGCACCCGCACCTTGGAGATGTCGAAGTCGCTGTCGGCGGTCAGGGACGGGATCGCCTTGCAGGCGCCGTCCGGCCCGAAGCGCCAGCCGTGATAGGGGCACTCGACGCTGTCGGTCCCGTCGGCCTCGCGATGCACCCGGCCGGCCGACAGGGCGGCGGCGCGATGGGGACAGATGTCGCGGATGGCGTAGACCTCGCCCGACCGGGTGCGGCCCAGCAGGACGGGCTCGCCGAGATATTCGCGCTTCTCCATCTTGCCCGGCTTGAGGTCGGGCGACAGGGCGGCGACGTACCAGGCGTCCCAGACGAAGCCTTCGCCGAACTTGTCGATCGGCGGTTTGGCCGTCGGCTTGGCTTTCAGGAGCGGAACGTCGTCGGCGGGCATGGGGCGCTTCTAGCGGTTGGGTGGACGCTGCGATCGAAGGCGCGATGTCGCACGCCAATGCGACAGCCGTACTCAGGCTCGGGAAAGCGACAGCCAAAGTTGTGGGCGGGTTGCCCCCGCCAAGTCCCCCGACCGCGTTCCCCCGAACACGCCAGCGCCCGAAGAAGACGTCACCGCGACGCGGCGGTCTCCACCAGGCGCTGATAGAAGCGCACCATTCGCCCGACATTGTCCAGGCTGATGTGTTCGTCGGTGCCGTGGATGATCTTGGTCTCGTCGACCTTCAGCACCAGCGGCTGGAAGCGGTAGACGTCGCTGGCCACGCCGGTCAGGTAACGGCTGTCGGTGCCCGCCGTGACCAGGCCCGGCACGACCGGGGCCTTGCTCTCGTCGGCGGCCAGGCCCGCCAGGGTCTTCCAGGCGTCCGAACTGGTCGAGGAGATCGGCGAGGGCTCGTCGGTCTTGGTCCACGACAGTTCGACCGGCAGCTTGCCCACGGCGTCCTTGGCCCGCGCCATCACCTTGGTCGAGCTGTCGCCCGGCGCGATGCGGTAGTTGATCCAGGCGGTGGCGTCTTGCGGTAGGACGTTCTCCTTCGGCGAGCCCTTCAGCATGGTCGGCGCGATGGTGGTGTGCAGCATGGCCGCGCCCGCAGGCGTCTTGGCCGTGACCTTCACCAGCAGCGGCGCGAACAGCCAGGTGTTGGCCGCGAAGACCTTGACCACGGGCGAAGCGTGCGGGGCGATGGCCTTCAGCATGTCGGCGCCCGGGCCCTGGAACTTCATCGGGGCCTGGTGTGCGTCGATGGCCTGCACGGCCTTGGCCAGGGTCACCACGCCGCCACCATCGGCCGGCGGCGCCGAAGAGTGGCCGCCCACGGCCGGGGCCACGACCTTCATCGTGCCATAGCCCTTCTCGGCCGTGCCGATGATGGCGGCGGGCTTGCCGGTGACGGGATGGTCGGCGACCACGGCCATGCCCTCGTCCAGCACGAACTGGGCCTTGATATTGCGGGATTTCAGCAGCGCCGCGGCGGCGCGGGCCCCGACGCCGCGCACCTCCTCGTCATGGCCGCTAACCACGATGACGGTGCGCACGGGCTTGAAGCCGCTGGCGGCCACCGCGTCGATGGCCTCGAACAGGGTGACCAGCGAGCCCTTGTCGTCGATCGAGCCCCGGCCCCAGACCGCGCCGTCGGCGACCACGCCGTCGAACGGCGGATGGGTCCAGGCGCCCTCGCTGCCCGGCGTCACCGGCACCACGTCCTGGTGGGCCATCAGCACGATCGGCGGCAGGGCGGGGTTCGAGCCGGGCCAAGTGTAGACCAGGGTGTGCTCGGCCACGACCTCGCGGGTCATGGCCTTGTGGGCCTCGGGGTAGGTCGCCTGCAGCCAGGCGTGCAGCTTGTCCCACTCGGCCGGCTGGTCCTCGGCCCTGTCCTGGTGGCTGATGGTCTGGAAGCGGACGGCTTCCGCCAGATGGCCGGCGACCTTGTTGACGTCCAGCGGCCGTGCGGCGGCCAGCTTGACGCTGGCCGGATCGACCACGGCCGGCGCCTTGAAGGTGACGGTCCGCACCGCGACCACGGCCGTCAACGCCAGGACCAGACCCACGGCCGTCAGCGCGACCTTACCCCCGACACCCATCACGCACTCCCCAGGCTCTCTGGCCAAACACTTGTTGGAGGCGACTGTGCGTCGGGCGGGCGCGACTGGCAATGGCGCCGTTGGGGAGCCCTGAGGCTACCCCTCGCTCAGCTCCTGCACTTCTTCGAACGTCCGCAGGCCCGGCCGCTGGGCGCAGACCAGCACGGCCATGTTCCCGGGCAGGTGCTGGTTGGCCAGCATCTTCTCGTGGGCGGCGGGGATGTCGTTCCAGGGGAAGACTTCCGACAGGCACGGGTCGACGCGGCGGTCGATGACCAGTTGGTTGGCGGCGCTGGCCTGCATCAGGTTGGCGAAGTGGCTGCCCTGCACTCGTTTCTGGCGCATCCACAGGAAGCGGGCGTCCATGGTCAGGTTGAAGCCCGAGGTCCCGGCGCAGATGGCGACCATGCCGCCGCGCTTGACCACGAACACCGAGACCGGGAACGTCGCCTCGCCGGGGTGCTCGAACACCAGGTCCACGTCGCGGTTGCCGGTGATCTGCCAGATCGCCTTCCCGAACTTGCGGCTCTCCTTCATGTAGTCGGTGAACTCGGGGCCGTTGACCTTGGGCAGCTGGCCCCAGCAGTTGAATTCCTTGCGGTTCAGCACCGCCTTGGCGCCCATCGACAGCACGAACTCGCGCTTGTCGTCGTCGCTGACCACGCCGATGGCGTTGGCGCCGGCCACAGCGGCCAGCTGCACGGCGAAGACGCCGAGGCCGCCCGACGCGCCCCAGACCAGGACGTTCTGGCCGGGCTTCAGCTCATGCGGCTTGTGGCCGAACAGCATCCGGTAGGCGGTGGCCAGGGTCAGGGTGTAGCAGGCGGCCTCTTCCCAGGTCAGGTGCTTGGGGCGCGGCAGCAGCTGGCGCGACTGCACCCGGCAGAACTGGGCGAAGCTGCCGTCCGGCGTCTCATAGCCCCAGATCCGCTGGCTGGACGAGAACATCGGGTCGCCGCCGTTGCACTCCTCGTCGTCGCCGTCGTCCTGATTGCAGTGGATGACGACCTCGTCTCCCTGCTTCCAGCGCTTCACCTTGGCGCCGACCTTCCAGACGATGCCCGAGGCGTCGCTGCCGGCGACATGGAAGGGCTGCTTGTGGCCGTCGAGCGGGCTGATCGGTTCGCCCAGCGCGGCCCAGACGCCGTTGTAGTTGACGCCGGCGGCCATTACGAGGACCAGCACCTCGTCCTCGCCGATCTCCCAGGTGGGGACCACCTCGACCTGCATGGCCTGGGTCGGCTTGCCGTGGCGCTCCTTGCGGATGCTCCAGGCGTACATGGTCTTGGGCACGTGAAAGGCCGGCGGGATCTCGCCGATCTCGTAGAGGTCCTTCAGGACCGGCGTCGTCTCGACCGTCATGCAACTCCCCGTTTCTCTAGCGTCCTTCCGCGCTGCAACAACGCGTGGAGGCCAAACTCGGCTATGCGCCCGCTTGTTTTCGGGTCTGGGAAGCGAGGCTGAGACAACTGTTTGAAACTGGCAAGGAGAATCTTGTGCGTCGCAGCATGGCGGAAGGGAAGGTTGCCCGCCATGGCGTGGCGGGCCACGCTGGCGGCCATGATCCACCTGTCGCATCCGCAGCCCACCATCGCCCTCGTCGAACTGGACACCGCCCCCGCCAACGTCCTGGCCATGGCCGAGCGGGCGCGGCTGCTGGAGGCCTTCGCGGCGATCGAGGCGGACAGCGCGGTGCGGGTGGTGGTCCTGACCGGCCGCAATGGCGCGTTCTGCACGGGCGACGACTTGGCCGAGTCCCTGTCGCGCGATGTCCCGACCCAGACGGCGGCGATCCTGCACTTCCTGGCTATGTGCGATCGCGTCGCCGCCTGCCGCGTCCCGGTGATCGCGGCGGTCGACGGCTGGTGCATCGGCGGCGGGCTGGAACTGGCCCTGGCCGCCGACGTCCGCCTGGCTAGCGACCGCGCCAGCTTCGCCTGCTCAGCGGTGCGGATGGGTCTGACCGCCTCGGCCGAACGCCTGACGCGGCTGATCGGCGAGAGCCGCGCCAAGCCGCACCTGCTGACCGGCGCGCCGTTCGACGCGGCGCGGGCCCTGGCGGACGGCGCGGTGGCGGAGGTCCATCCGGCGGACGCCCTGCTGGACGCCGCCTTGGCCATGGCCCGCATCATCGCCTCCCGCGCGCCGCTGGCCATCGAGGCGACCAAGCGCGTGGCCTCTGGCGTCTCGACCACGGAAGCCGAGACCCCCGGCCTGGCCGCCACCGCCGACCACGCCGAGGCGCGGGCGGCGTTCATGGGCAAGCGGGCGGCGGTGTTCGAGGGACGCTGACCCGGTCTGACCCGTTCTAGTGCTCGTGCTTCGCCGCCGGCGCATGGGCGCTGGCGATGCCGCCGAAGCCGTCCGGGATGCCGATCGAGACGTTCTGCATCATGCCTTGGTCCTCGTGGTCCAGGATGTGACAGTGCAGGACGAACTCGCCGATGTAGCGCTCGTAGCGGGTGCGGGTGGTGACGATCAGGCCCGGCTTGACGAACAGGGTGTCCTTCCACTGGTCGATCATCCCGGCATAGTCGGGATCGAAGGACCCGCCCTTTGGATCGGTCACGTCCACGCCCGCCTTGGTCTTCACCGACACGACCTGGAACGGATTGACGTGGATGTGGAACGGGTGGCTGGCGGTGTCCGAGGTCAGATGCCACTCCTGCACGTCGCCCAGCTTCAGCTTGCGGTCGACGCGGGCCGGGTCGTAGGGCTCGCCATTGACCTCGAAGCGGGTGGTCTTGGGCGTCTGGACGATGTTGAACACCAGCTCCTGGTCCGGGGCGTTCAGCTCGGCCTTGTCGATCGTCTTATGCCAGACGAAGGCCGACAGGGTCAGGCTGGCCAGGTCGGCGATGACCTTGTCCTGCGTCGGCCCGGCCGGGATGTTGCGCTTGGCGGCGGCGACCATCATGTCACGCAGCGCCTTCTCCGTATCGAGGCCCTGGACGGACGGATCGTCCTCGACCTCGGCGATGGCCAGCACGCGGGCGGCCTCGGGCAACTGCGACGGGCTGCCCGCGGCGGGGGCGGCGGCGTCGACCACGCAGTAGCGGCCACCAGCCGGGAAGTTGACCACCAGGTCGGCGCGGTAGCCGGGCTGCAGCCGCGTGTCGGCGGCGCGGCGCACGGCCTGGCGGGTCAGGCCGTCCAGCGCGATCTCGAACAGCGGCACGGGCCGGGCCGTTTCGCAGTACTTGGCCATCCACGCGGCCTGGTCGGCGGCCTTCACCGTTCGGAAGTCCGGCGCGCCCGCCTTCAGCGGGAAGATCGAGAAGTCGACCGCTTCGCGCACCCCGCCGTGGATCAGCCGCCAGCGTTCGAAGCGGCCCGCCTTCAGGCCGCCGATCATCGGCTGGACGACGCCGTTGATCGAGGTGAAGCGGCCGGAATTGATCCAGTTGGCGCTGGGCGCGAACTGCTGCTTGTAGTCGCGGATCTCGCCGACCTGGCCCGGATAGCAGACCCAGGGCTGCTTGCCGTCGGTGGTCTGGATCTTCCCGTCCTTGTCGAAGCAGGCGTACTGCACCTGCTGGAACAGCAGCACCTTGTCGGCGATGGCGCGGTTGTCGGCGTCGGTCAGCAGGATGTCGATGTCGCCCGGCGTGACGGCGGTCGGCACGCGGTCGTCCTTGATGATCAGCGCGCCGTCCATGCCGCTGGACACCTGCAGCGCCGTCGAGCCGTGCTTGTGCGGGTGATACCAAAAGGTGCCCGCCGCGTGGTCGGCCGGGACGTTGTACTCGTAGTCGAAGGTGACGCCCGGATTGATCGAGATCAGCACATTGTCGCTGTTGCCGGTCGGCGAAACCCACAGGCCGTGCGAGTGCAGGTTGGTCTCGTTGAAGCAGTGCGGGACGTTGACGTCGTCGTGGACGCAGGGCTTGGGCGGCAGCGGCTTGCCGTCGGGACCCAGGTCGAACAGCTGGTTGGCCAGGCTGATGCGGACGGTCTGGCCCGGGCGCATGGTGATGGTCGGGGCCAGGAACGGCGTCTTCGGATCGACCTGCGCGCCGCGATAGGACCGCAGCCGCACCTTGTCGTTGCTGAGGGTCCACGGGTTGTAGATCTCGCCGTCGGTGAAGCGGATCTGGAAGCGGTACTGGATGGTGTCGCGCGGATCGACATAGCTGTCGGCCGCCTTCAGCGCGGATCCCACGCTGGGCGGGGCGACCCCCTGGGTCAGGCGCGGCGGCGTCGCGGCCGGAACCTCGGCTTCGGGCCGCTCGGCCGGCGGGTTGGCGAAGGACCGGTCGGCGGCCGAGCCGGCCTGGACGCCCTGGATCTTGGGGGCCAGCGCCTTGGCCTGCGTCTTGTCGGCGGCCTGGGCGGTGTTGGGGACGGCCCCGGCGGCGGTGATCGCCAGGACAGCGACGCCCAGCAGGAGGAAGGTGCGCGAGCGCATGCGACGGCCTTTCGTGGGGGTCAGATCGATTGCGGGAAGCGGAAGAGGTCGGCCGGGTCGGCGTGACGCTTGATGTCGGCCAGGCGCTCAAGGTTCAGGCCGTAATAGGCCTGCCGGTAGTCGGCCAGGGATGGGTCGGTGAAGTTCTGATAGGCGCCGCCGCCGGCCAGCGGCCGCATGCGGGCGTAGAAAGCGTCCTGCCAGGCGTGGGCGCGGGCCATGCGCCGCGCGTCCTCCTGGTCGTTCTGGTCCCAGTAGAGCCCGACCACCATCAGCCAGCGGCTGTCGCGGTGGACGAAGGCGGTGTCGCGCGCGCCCGGCGTGTTGACCGCCCCGCCGGTCTGGAAGAACCGCAGGTCGCAATAGCCGCTAACCGGCGGCTTGGCCCGCAGGTATTGCAGCGCCGCGCCCAGGTCGTCCTCGCCGAACGCTCTGGTCACGAAGGCCGAGCGCTCCTGGTACCAGGTGGTGTCGCCGTCCTCGTGCAGGAACGCCTGGGCCGGCCAGTAGTGGAATTCCTGGATTCCCCGGCCGGCGTTGGGCGGGCACAGGGCCACAACCGGGGCCAGAATGGCGTCCAGCTCGGCGCGCGGGCCGGCGTACTGGCCCAGCACGCTGATATTGACGTCGAAACCATTGTCCAGCTCGGCGGCCTTGACCGCCTCGAAGGAAACGCGCGAGCCCAGGCTGGGCGGCGCGGCGTCCAGAGCCGCCATCAGCTGGGCCCCCAGCCGCTCGACCGGGACCTTGCAGGGCGTGTCGGGATCGCGCGCCCACTTCAGGTCGAAGACGGTGACGCGCTGGCCACGGACGTCGAAGGTCTGCAGGTCGAACGACGTCGTGACGCCGAAATTGCCGCCGCCCCCGCCCTGGCTGGCCCAGTGCAGGTCGCGGTCCAGCTTGTCCTGGGCCTTGGGCGAGGCCCGGCGCAGGCGCGCGTCCGACAGCACGATCTCCGAGCCCAGCACCTGGTCGCCGCCCAGCCCGTGGGCGCGCATGTTGAAGCCGATGCCGCCGCCCAGCAGGAAGCCGGCCGCGCCCACCGACGGGCAGCGGCCGTGGGTCATGGCCCGGCCGTGCTGGCCTAGCAGGCGGTAGAGGTCGCGGTTGCGCGCACCGGCCCCGACCCGCAGCACGCCCCGCGCCGGGTCGTAGGCGGCGCGACTCATCAGGCTCGTCTCGAGCATCAGGCCGCGGGTGGTGGAGTAGCCGGCATAGGAATGGCCGCCGCCGCGCGTGACCAGCGGCACGTGGTGCTCGCGCGCCCAGGCGATGGCGGCCGCGACGTCGGCGGCGGACCCGCATCGGGCCACGCCCTGCGGGAGTACGTCATCGTAGCGGAGGTTGTTGGGCTGGACGATGGCGTGGAAGTCGGGGTCGTCGGGGCGCAGCAGCTGACCGTTGCGAAGGGCCTTGGCCAGCTGACTCCAGTCGGTCGGGGAAGCGCCGTCGCCCTTGGGGCGATGATGCTCGCGCCAGGCGCGGGGCGCGGCGACCGCCGCCTGTCCCGCGAGCATCAGCCCCGAGGCGCCGATCAGAAAGCCGCGACGCGGCAGCGCCAGATGCGATGTCGATTGAGCCATGCCGTCCTCCCCTAAGGCGACCATGGCCGATCCCCTATGAGATTAAAAGCGGCATAGTTGTATATATTTCAAATTCTCCCTTATCGAGAATTTGAGCCCAGGCACCTCCTTCCGCACCCGCGAACGCCATATTGCGTCGCAGCAAATCCCGGCTCATGATCACCGGTAAGCAAGGCCGCCAGAGCCGCCCGGGAGCCCGCCATGTCCTCGACGCCTTACCAGCACGCGCCCGATGCGCCGTGGATCTTCCGCACCTATGCCGGCCACTCGACGGCGGAGAAGTCGAACGCGCTGTATCGCGCCAATCTCTCCAAGGGCCAGACGGGGCTGTCGGTGGCCTTCGACCTGCCCACCCAGACCGGCTACGACCCCGACCACATCCTGGCGCGGGGCGAGGTCGGCAAGGTCGGGGTGCCGATCAGCCACCTGGGCGACATGTGCCAGCTCTTCAGCGAGATCCCGCTGGAGAAGATGAACACCTCCATGACCATCAACGCCCCGGCCGCCTGGCTGCTGGCGATGTATGTGGCCCTGGCCGACGAGCAGGGGGCGGATCGGGCCTTGCTGCAGGGCACGACGCAGAATGATCTGATCAAGGAATATCTGTCGCGCGGCACCTACATCTTCCCGCCGGGTCCGAGCCTGCGGCTGATCGGCGACATGATCGCCTGGTGCTATCGCGAGGTTCCCAAGTGGAACCCGATGAACGTCTGCAGCTACCACCTGCAGGAGGCGGGAGCGACGCCGGAGCAGGAGCTGGCCTTCGCCCTGGCCACCGCCATCTCGGTGCTCGACACCGTCAAGGCCGGCGGCCAGGTCCCCGACGAGGACTTCGAGATCGTCGCCTCGCGGATCAGCTTCTTCGTCAATGCCGGCGTGCGGTTCGTCACCGAACTGTGCAAGATGCGGTCGTTCACCCGGCTGTGGGACCAGATCCTGCTGGAGCGCTACGGCGTGCAGGACAAGAAGGCTCGCCGCTTCCGCTACGGGGTGCAGGTGAACAGCCTAGGCCTGACCGAGCAACAGCCCGAGAACAACGTCTACCGCATTCTCATCGAGGCCCTGGCGGTGACGCTCAGCAAGGACGCCCGCTGTCGCGCCCTGCAACTGCCGGCCTGGAACGAGGCCCTGGGCCTGCCGCGTCCGTTCGACCAGCAGTGGTCGCTGCGGCTGCAGCAGGTGCTGGCCTACGAGACTGACCTCCTCGAGTACGAAGACCTGTTCGACGGCTCCCACGTGGTCGAGGCCAAGGTCGCCGAGCTGTCGAAAGGCGCGCTGGAGCAGCTGGCCAAGATCGACGCCATGGGCGGGGCGCAGAACGCTATCGACTACATGAAGACCGAGCTTGTGGGCTCGAACGCCAAACGGGTGCGCTCGGTCGAGACCGGCGACCTGACCGTGGTCGGCGTCAACCGCTGGACCGACACCGAGGTCTCGCCGCTGTCGGCGGGCGAGAGCTCGATCGAGACGGTCGACCCGCGCCTGGAGGCCGATGTCGTCGCCCGCCTGAAGGCCTGG contains the following coding sequences:
- a CDS encoding multicopper oxidase family protein — its product is MRSRTFLLLGVAVLAITAAGAVPNTAQAADKTQAKALAPKIQGVQAGSAADRSFANPPAERPEAEVPAATPPRLTQGVAPPSVGSALKAADSYVDPRDTIQYRFQIRFTDGEIYNPWTLSNDKVRLRSYRGAQVDPKTPFLAPTITMRPGQTVRISLANQLFDLGPDGKPLPPKPCVHDDVNVPHCFNETNLHSHGLWVSPTGNSDNVLISINPGVTFDYEYNVPADHAAGTFWYHPHKHGSTALQVSSGMDGALIIKDDRVPTAVTPGDIDILLTDADNRAIADKVLLFQQVQYACFDKDGKIQTTDGKQPWVCYPGQVGEIRDYKQQFAPSANWINSGRFTSINGVVQPMIGGLKAGRFERWRLIHGGVREAVDFSIFPLKAGAPDFRTVKAADQAAWMAKYCETARPVPLFEIALDGLTRQAVRRAADTRLQPGYRADLVVNFPAGGRYCVVDAAAPAAGSPSQLPEAARVLAIAEVEDDPSVQGLDTEKALRDMMVAAAKRNIPAGPTQDKVIADLASLTLSAFVWHKTIDKAELNAPDQELVFNIVQTPKTTRFEVNGEPYDPARVDRKLKLGDVQEWHLTSDTASHPFHIHVNPFQVVSVKTKAGVDVTDPKGGSFDPDYAGMIDQWKDTLFVKPGLIVTTRTRYERYIGEFVLHCHILDHEDQGMMQNVSIGIPDGFGGIASAHAPAAKHEH
- a CDS encoding M20 family peptidase — encoded protein: MGVGGKVALTAVGLVLALTAVVAVRTVTFKAPAVVDPASVKLAAARPLDVNKVAGHLAEAVRFQTISHQDRAEDQPAEWDKLHAWLQATYPEAHKAMTREVVAEHTLVYTWPGSNPALPPIVLMAHQDVVPVTPGSEGAWTHPPFDGVVADGAVWGRGSIDDKGSLVTLFEAIDAVAASGFKPVRTVIVVSGHDEEVRGVGARAAAALLKSRNIKAQFVLDEGMAVVADHPVTGKPAAIIGTAEKGYGTMKVVAPAVGGHSSAPPADGGGVVTLAKAVQAIDAHQAPMKFQGPGADMLKAIAPHASPVVKVFAANTWLFAPLLVKVTAKTPAGAAMLHTTIAPTMLKGSPKENVLPQDATAWINYRIAPGDSSTKVMARAKDAVGKLPVELSWTKTDEPSPISSTSSDAWKTLAGLAADESKAPVVPGLVTAGTDSRYLTGVASDVYRFQPLVLKVDETKIIHGTDEHISLDNVGRMVRFYQRLVETAASR
- a CDS encoding aromatic ring-hydroxylating dioxygenase subunit alpha, which produces MPADDVPLLKAKPTAKPPIDKFGEGFVWDAWYVAALSPDLKPGKMEKREYLGEPVLLGRTRSGEVYAIRDICPHRAAALSAGRVHREADGTDSVECPYHGWRFGPDGACKAIPSLTADSDFDISKVRVRKYPTVEQQGMIWIWMSSDPRFDGQPPEPPPIIPGVVGGKPKLVDHLDYDIHIDHAVLGLIDPAHGPFVHQQWWWRTKTSQHEKKKTFSPSEAGFTMVRHEPSKNSKAYAILGGEPLTEITFRLPGLRWEHVTVGDKQVLALSAMTPINAHKTRMNQIMWSDHWAFTALYPIIRVAARAFLRQDGAIVAAQTPGLRQNPPLMWVGDADQQARWYHQCKREWAASRKEGRAFVNPVKDQTLRWRT
- a CDS encoding FAD-binding oxidoreductase produces the protein MAQSTSHLALPRRGFLIGASGLMLAGQAAVAAPRAWREHHRPKGDGASPTDWSQLAKALRNGQLLRPDDPDFHAIVQPNNLRYDDVLPQGVARCGSAADVAAAIAWAREHHVPLVTRGGGHSYAGYSTTRGLMLETSLMSRAAYDPARGVLRVGAGARNRDLYRLLGQHGRAMTHGRCPSVGAAGFLLGGGIGFNMRAHGLGGDQVLGSEIVLSDARLRRASPKAQDKLDRDLHWASQGGGGGNFGVTTSFDLQTFDVRGQRVTVFDLKWARDPDTPCKVPVERLGAQLMAALDAAPPSLGSRVSFEAVKAAELDNGFDVNISVLGQYAGPRAELDAILAPVVALCPPNAGRGIQEFHYWPAQAFLHEDGDTTWYQERSAFVTRAFGEDDLGAALQYLRAKPPVSGYCDLRFFQTGGAVNTPGARDTAFVHRDSRWLMVVGLYWDQNDQEDARRMARAHAWQDAFYARMRPLAGGGAYQNFTDPSLADYRQAYYGLNLERLADIKRHADPADLFRFPQSI
- the ccrA gene encoding crotonyl-CoA carboxylase/reductase, encoding MTVETTPVLKDLYEIGEIPPAFHVPKTMYAWSIRKERHGKPTQAMQVEVVPTWEIGEDEVLVLVMAAGVNYNGVWAALGEPISPLDGHKQPFHVAGSDASGIVWKVGAKVKRWKQGDEVVIHCNQDDGDDEECNGGDPMFSSSQRIWGYETPDGSFAQFCRVQSRQLLPRPKHLTWEEAACYTLTLATAYRMLFGHKPHELKPGQNVLVWGASGGLGVFAVQLAAVAGANAIGVVSDDDKREFVLSMGAKAVLNRKEFNCWGQLPKVNGPEFTDYMKESRKFGKAIWQITGNRDVDLVFEHPGEATFPVSVFVVKRGGMVAICAGTSGFNLTMDARFLWMRQKRVQGSHFANLMQASAANQLVIDRRVDPCLSEVFPWNDIPAAHEKMLANQHLPGNMAVLVCAQRPGLRTFEEVQELSEG
- a CDS encoding enoyl-CoA hydratase/isomerase family protein, encoding MIHLSHPQPTIALVELDTAPANVLAMAERARLLEAFAAIEADSAVRVVVLTGRNGAFCTGDDLAESLSRDVPTQTAAILHFLAMCDRVAACRVPVIAAVDGWCIGGGLELALAADVRLASDRASFACSAVRMGLTASAERLTRLIGESRAKPHLLTGAPFDAARALADGAVAEVHPADALLDAALAMARIIASRAPLAIEATKRVASGVSTTEAETPGLAATADHAEARAAFMGKRAAVFEGR
- a CDS encoding protein meaA, encoding MSSTPYQHAPDAPWIFRTYAGHSTAEKSNALYRANLSKGQTGLSVAFDLPTQTGYDPDHILARGEVGKVGVPISHLGDMCQLFSEIPLEKMNTSMTINAPAAWLLAMYVALADEQGADRALLQGTTQNDLIKEYLSRGTYIFPPGPSLRLIGDMIAWCYREVPKWNPMNVCSYHLQEAGATPEQELAFALATAISVLDTVKAGGQVPDEDFEIVASRISFFVNAGVRFVTELCKMRSFTRLWDQILLERYGVQDKKARRFRYGVQVNSLGLTEQQPENNVYRILIEALAVTLSKDARCRALQLPAWNEALGLPRPFDQQWSLRLQQVLAYETDLLEYEDLFDGSHVVEAKVAELSKGALEQLAKIDAMGGAQNAIDYMKTELVGSNAKRVRSVETGDLTVVGVNRWTDTEVSPLSAGESSIETVDPRLEADVVARLKAWREARDDGAAQAALADLKAAARDGRNVMEPSIVAAKAGVTTGEWAGALREVFGEYRGPTGVAVVVSTGEAEDVEAVKAEVERVSELLGRTLTYLVGKPGLDGHSNGAEQIATRARACGMEVVYDGIRSTPEEIVRRAKESRAHVVGLSILSGSHLDLVQEVIRVMRAEGLGDIPVVAGGIIPPEDALILKQMGVARIYTPKDFKITQIMGDVVKLVEATALERA